The Natronoglycomyces albus genome has a segment encoding these proteins:
- a CDS encoding tyrosine-protein phosphatase, with protein sequence MTQTQSQLPAQFIPTTRIFNLRDLGGYRGVDGCPVKKDVVFRSDNFGNATEADLDHVVNELKVRHVIDLRRAEELEVAPRFPATEGISFHHEELKHLRWESFNGIIPEPAQSHERSVAFLSQRYMAMLETGHEAVRRSLEIVANGEPTVFHCMAGKDRTGIIAAVLLGLLGVSDEDIAADYALTDVGTARWRAWRDQGNPTVAKSYMGTPAEAMSQTIQMLRDRFGSFHGYCQVIGFSDIDRLREELLCP encoded by the coding sequence ATGACCCAAACCCAATCACAGCTACCCGCCCAGTTTATTCCGACCACCCGCATCTTTAACCTTCGCGACCTGGGCGGATACCGCGGAGTAGACGGTTGCCCGGTCAAGAAAGACGTCGTGTTTCGCTCCGACAACTTCGGCAACGCCACCGAGGCCGACCTCGACCACGTGGTCAACGAGCTGAAAGTTCGCCACGTCATTGACCTTCGCCGGGCCGAGGAGCTCGAGGTCGCCCCACGCTTCCCCGCCACCGAGGGAATCTCGTTCCACCATGAGGAGCTCAAGCACCTGAGGTGGGAGAGTTTCAACGGAATCATTCCCGAGCCCGCGCAATCACACGAACGTTCGGTGGCTTTCCTCTCGCAGCGCTATATGGCGATGCTGGAGACCGGTCACGAGGCGGTACGGCGCTCACTGGAGATCGTGGCAAACGGCGAGCCAACCGTCTTTCACTGCATGGCGGGCAAGGACCGCACCGGTATCATCGCGGCGGTGCTACTGGGCCTGCTCGGTGTGTCCGATGAGGACATCGCAGCCGACTACGCCCTGACCGACGTGGGAACCGCGCGTTGGCGAGCCTGGCGGGACCAAGGCAACCCGACCGTGGCCAAGTCCTATATGGGCACCCCCGCTGAGGCAATGAGCCAGACGATACAGATGTTGCGAGACCGATTCGGGTCCTTTCACGGATATTGCCAGGTTATCGGCTTCAGCGACATAGACCGGCTCCGCGAGGAGCTGCTGTGCCCCTAA